A region from the Drosophila takahashii strain IR98-3 E-12201 chromosome 2L, DtakHiC1v2, whole genome shotgun sequence genome encodes:
- the IntS14 gene encoding integrator complex subunit 14, with translation MPTLIALDASLSMLRPVPGRNEHTYQSLAIKGIQHLLDNLTAAGKLEHLALLSYSTTAELKMDFTRDYDQIRQAVKKVEPVDKACLMSMLKAVVSIMSPWGNQNVLQVVVFTDCGLGFGNTSITGFLEAYAEKETEPEFSFLKTLANYNLNFICLGLHGDHYFTRGLAVYQQLLDKVSLKGQLFMTKPAKTPETVEGNPNPNPNPSHKSELGRTTVFELIERLCESSYKSSEVTLKCGSYFRMEAPVLLWPPTAPYEQKSLVFGREPTTRHIDQRIEVCGFLALSDIGSPATLSRHWVLPKVEREKSGGSRRSGSLPPASKPPKLNLDASNPNYELEKLETDIREFYAKDPKDTEESGDDDVTIVLKPGPQTEQQKENLCVLLHGALKMENMAALVRVGEKWYGFIYAFTDGKKKSNLMLNILPPGTNVIPWVGDLELLGFPEDLAPGETASFPVRADRRSYSQSSVVWIRQASLQSDVQKVLRHAKKMPDKTQHFYKELNRIRRAALALGFVELLEALAMLLEKECAHLSLNGASNECTLQLQHAATELRKTSNRDIKSTIIPLQKVGASDAGSTAATAPAPAYMY, from the exons ATGCCCACCCTGATAGCACTGGATGCCTCGCTGTCGATGCTTCGTCCTGTTCCAGGACGCAATGAGCACACCTACCAATCGCTGGCCATCAAGGGCATCCAGCATCTGCTGGACAACCTGACGGCGGCCGGGAAACTGGAGCACCTTGCTCTGCTCTCCTACTCCACGACGGCGGAACTGAAGATGGACTTCACCCGGGACTACGACCAGATCCGGCAGGCGGTCAAGAAAGTCGAGCCGGTGGACAAGGCCTGCCTGATGAGCATGCTCAAGGCGGTGGTGTCCATTATGTCGCCGTGGGGCAACCAGAATGTCCTCCAAGTGGTCGTCTTTACGGATTGTGGTCTGGGTTTTGGCAACACCTCGATCACAGGCTTCCTGGAGGCCTATGCCGAAAAGGAAACGGAACCGGAGTTCAGCTTCCTGAAAACCCTGGCCAACTATAATTTAAACTTCATCTGCTTGGGTCTGCACGGCGATCATTATTTCACCAGGGGATTGGCAGTCTACCAGCAGCTACTGGACAAGGTCTCCCTGAAGG GCCAGCTGTTCATGACCAAACCAGCCAAGACACCCGAAACAGTCGAGggaaatcccaatcccaaccCGAATCCCAGCCACAAAAGCGAACTGGGTCGCACTACGGTCTTCGAACTCATCGAGAGGCTTTGTGAGTCCAGCTACAAGTCCTCGGAGGTGACCCTAAAGTGCGGCAGCTACTTCCGCATGGAGGCGCCCGTTTTGCTCTGGCCACCGACGGCTCCCTATGAACAAAAGTCTTTGGTCTTTGGCCGCGAACCCACCACTCGTCACATAGATCAAAGGATCGAAGTGTGCGGTTTTCTAGCCCTTTCGGATATTGGTTCCCCGGCTACCCTAAGTCGTCATTGGGTGCTGCCGAAGGTGGAGCGGGAAAAGAGTGGCGGAAGCCGAAGATCTGGAAGCTTGCCGCCAGCATCCAAGCCACCGAAACTCAATCTGGATGCCAGCAATCCCAATTACGAGCTGGAGAAGCTGGAAACCGATATACGCGAGTTCTACGCCAAGGATCCCAAGGATACCGAAGAGAGTGGCGATGATGATGTGACCATTGTACTGAAACCTGGTCCCCAGACGGAGCAGCAAAAGGAAAACCTTTGCGTTCTGCTTCACGGAGCCCTCAAAATGGAGAACATGGCCGCGTTGGTGAGAGTGGGCGAAAAGTGGTACGGATTCATATACGCATTCACCGATGGCAAGAAGAAGTCCAATCTGATGCTGAACATTCTGCCGCCTGGCACAAATGTGATACCCTGGGTGGGTGATCTTGAGTTGCTGGGATTCCCCGAGGATTTGGCTCCTGGCGAGACGGCCAGCTTTCCGGTGCGCGCCGATCGGCGATCCTATTCGCAGAGCAGTGTCGTTTGGATACGACAGGCCAGCCTGCAGTCCGATGTCCAGAAGGTGTTGCGGCATGCCAAGAAGATGCCCGACAAGACGCAGCATTTCTACAAAGAGCTCAATCGGATTCGTCGCGCTGCTTTGGCCCTGGGATTCGTGGAGTTGCTGGAGGCCTTGGCCATGCTGCTGGAGAAGGAGTGCGCACATCTCAGCCTGAATGGAGCCAGCAACGAGTGcacgctgcagctgcagcacgCGGCCACTGAGCTGCGAAAGACCTCGAATAGGGATATCAAGTCCACGATTATACCGCTCCAGAAAGTGGGGGCTTCCGATGCGGGCAGCACAGCTGCCACGGCTCCTGCCCCCGCGTAcatgtattaa
- the LOC108057843 gene encoding uncharacterized protein, with product MGSPELPTDPGQDIFPTPTVEHPRGGVESDEDDDSDAYDGYQPLALDEENDGADLQENPREPEAPTGENDGDLMTAEVTHGDPNMPPIEPADVEIERQVWSEPRPRELQMDLDKTRTEQILKAMSTITLPNITVPDWAKGVPEERWKHELLDRINNRQQPPETSSSSADNPQHSKSKKD from the exons atggGAAGTCCGGAATTACCCACGGATCCTGGACAGGACATATTTCCAACTCCAACGGTTGAGCATCCGCGGGGAGGAGTGGAGAGCGACGAGGACGATGATTCGGACGCGTACGATGGCTATCAGCCACTCGCCTTGGATGAGGAGAACGATGGAGCGGATCTACAGGAGAACCCAAGGGAACCGGAGGCTCCAACTGGGGAAAACGATGGGGACCTAATGACGGCTGAAGTCACCCATGGTGACCCCAACATGCCGCCCATTGAGCCCGCTGATGTGGAAATCGAGAGACAGGTGTGGAGTGAGCCAAGACCCAGGGAACTCCAGATGGATTTGGATAAAACAAGAACAGAGCAG ATCCTCAAAGCCATGTCCACGATTACCTTACCCAACATCACCGTTCCAGATTGGGCCAAAGGAGTTCCCGAGGAGCGCTGGAAGCATGAGCTTCTGGACCGGATAAACAATCGACAGCAGCCGCCAGAAACCTCATCTTCATCTGCGGACAATCCCCAGCATTCCAAGTCCAAGAAAGATTAG
- the Plap gene encoding phospholipase A-2-activating protein, with the protein MEPTLDNYKLSCELLGHSMDVRAVAVGGGTPEGGQVILSGSRDKSTKIWKPTGNEYLESLTLQDHKNFISYIYYLESEQWICTASNDATICIYQQDGFVPLLTLKGHGSTVCALSEGLEPRSLISGSWDKTARVWTISEAGDVTFISLEGHEAAVWAVATLKEQQKYVTGGADKNIFYWNSKGEKLRLLKGHTDCVRGLIGLEANTLLSCGNDAVLRFWNEDGECVRQLSGHTNYIYSMDRNQALGDQVVVSCGEDSTLRMWNVITGDELGAPIIHPAISVWSVACLKNGDIVTGCSDGVVRVFSQVPARQASEGILKAFDLAVATRKSQMNEEIGGVKKTDLPGPEALLSNGTRDGQTKMVRHPDGSVKCYSWELGNWNLVGDVTGASGGTQASSGKKLHEGKEYDFVFNVDISDTEPPIKLPYNRGEDPWQAAQTFIHRHNLPQAYLDQVANFIVKNSEGGPMVMEQAPTGYQDPFTGGSRYVPGSSNTNVRGSGNMDPFTGASSYSTASSNAQSQVDVNFVRAGDKHFPVSSYRTFDTCDSKKVLEKMKEFNNKLTPADGKVGDEVLLAVIKLTEQTPELDLTSLEALIILLKWPAAMLFPVLDILRLAVRNEPIFSVLNNSHNFLGIVIPQLTGSAANQLMVVRCLANSLSHSTGRQQVESRLPEIIELVGGIKTGSANLQIAVATFYLNLTIAQTVSVTKSEVCHVVTSGVVELLKWAKDLEACYRSMQAIGNLTTTSCGQETIAQVVSVDYVMDKLRELTNTPQGENFSKVNLVGQALLAAF; encoded by the exons ATGGAGCCAACGTTGGACAACTACAAGCTGAGCTGCGAGCTCCTGGGTCACAGCATGGATGTGCGGGCGGTGGCGGTGGGTGGAGGAACCCCCGAAGGAGGACAGGTGATTCTCTCAGGTTCGAGGGACAAGAGCACCAAGATTTGGAAGCCCACGGG CAATGAGTACTTGGAGAGCCTGACCCTGCAGGACCACAAGAACTTCATCTCGTACATCTACTATTTGGAGTCGGAGCAGTGGATCTGCACGGCCAGCAACGATGCCACCATCTGCATTTACCAGCAGGACGGCTTTGTGCCTCTGCTCACCCTCAAGGGTCACGGCTCCACGGTGTGCGCCCTCTCCGAAGGATTGGAGCCGCGCAGCCTCATCAGCGGCAGTTGGGACAAGACCGCGAGGGTTTGGACCATCAGCGAGGCGGGAGATGTCACCTTTATTTCCTTAGAAGGTCACGAGGCGGCCGTTTGGGCAGTGGCCACCTTGAAGGAGCAGCAGAAATACGTAACCGGTGGCGCCGACAAGAACATCTTCTACTGGAACTCGAAGGGTGAGAAGTTGCGGCTGCTCAAAGGACACACGGATTGCGTGAGGGGCTTGATCGGCCTGGAGGCCAATACACTTCTCTCCTGCGGCAACGATGCTGTCCTGCGTTTCTGGAACGAGGATGGCGAGTGCGTCCGCCAGTTGAGCGGTCACACCAACTACATCTATTCAATGGACCGGAATCAGGCTCTCGGCGATCAAGTGGTGGTCTCCTGCGGCGAAGATAGCACCTTGCGCATGTGGAATGTGATCACCGGCGATGAATTGGGCGCTCCCATCATCCATCCCGCCATTTCGGTGTGGTCGGTGGCCTGTTTGAAGAACGGCGACATTGTCACCGGCTGCAGCGACGGTGTGGTGAGGGTATTCAGCCAGGTTCCGGCTCGTCAGGCCAGCGAGGGAATCCTAAAAGCCTTCGACCTGGCTGTGGCCACCAGGAAGTCGCAGATGAATGAGGAGATTGGAGGTGTCAAGAAAACAGA CCTTCCAGGTCCCGAGGCCCTGCTGTCCAATGGAACCCGCGATGGGCAAACGAAGATGGTCCGCCATCCGGATGGCTCTGTGAAATGCTACAGCTGGGAATTGGGCAATTGGAATCTGGTTGGCGATGTAACTGGTGCCTCGGGAGGAACGCAAGCCAGCTCCGGCAAGAAACTGCACGAGGGCAAGGAGTACGACTTTGTGTTCAACGTGGACATCTCCGACACGGAGCCACCGATCAAGCTGCCCTACAACCGCGGCGAGGATCCCTGGCAGGCGGCCCAGACCTTCATCCATCGCCACAATCTGCCGCAGGCCTATCTCGATCAGGTGGCCAACTTTATAGTGAAGAACTCGGAAGGTGGGCCGATGGTGATGGAGCAGGCGCCAACTGGCTATCAGGATCCTTTCACCGGCGGCTCTCGCTACGTTCCCGGCTCGAGCAATACGAATGTAAGGGGTAGCGGCAATATGGATCCCTTTACGGGAGCATCCAGCTACTCCACAGCCAGTAGCAATGCCCAATCGCAGGTGGATGTGAACTTTGTACGAGCCGGTGACAAGCATTTCCCCGTGAGCAGCTATCGCACTTTTGATACTTGTGATTCGAAGAAGGTGCTGGAGAAAATGAA ggaatttaataacaaactaaCGCCTGCCGATGGAAAAGTGGGAGATGAAGTCTTGCTGGCTGTCATTAAACTCACCGAGCAAACCCCTGAACTCGATTTGACCTCTCTGGAAGCCCTGATCATCCTGCTGAAGTGGCCGGCGGCCATGCTCTTTCCCGTGCTGGACATCCTTCGCCTGGCCGTGCGCAATGAGCCCATCTTTAGTGTCCTAAACAACAGCCACAATTTCCTGGGCATTGTGATTCCCCAACTGACTGGATCGGCGGCCAATCAGCTAATGGTGGTGCGCTGCCTGGCCAACAGCTTGAGCCACTCGACCGGACGGCAGCAGGTGGAGTCGCGACTGCCGGAGATCATAGAACTGGTGGGCGGGATCAAGACAGGCAGCGCCAACCTGCAGATTGCAGTGGCCACCTTCTATTTGAACCTCACCATTGCCCAAACGGTGAGCGTGACCAAGTCGGAGGTGTGCCATGTGGTCACCTCCGGCGTGGTGGAGCTGCTCAAGTGGGCCAAGGATCTGGAGGCGTGCTACCGTTCCATGCAGGCCATCGGCAACCTGACCACCACTTCCTGCGGCCAGGAGACCATCGCCCAGGTGGTCTCCGTCGACTATGTGATGGACAAGCTGCGGGAGCTGACCAACACGCCGCAGGGCGAGAACTTCAGCAAGGTCAACCTGGTGGGTCAGGCCCTGCTGGCTGCCTTCTAG